In Carya illinoinensis cultivar Pawnee chromosome 6, C.illinoinensisPawnee_v1, whole genome shotgun sequence, a single genomic region encodes these proteins:
- the LOC122314161 gene encoding glutaredoxin-C1-like, which translates to MHYQAAADQYSWGYLVPAVRSMGPDPLELVVRLASESAVVIFSVSSCCMCHVVKRLFCGMGVNPTVFELDHDPRGKEIERALMRLLGKSPSTVPVVFIGGKLIGAMDRVMASHINGTLVPLLKEAGALWL; encoded by the coding sequence atgcatTACCAGGCTGCAGCAGATCAGTACTCGTGGGGTTACCTCGTGCCGGCCGTGAGGAGCATGGGGCCGGACCCGTTGGAGCTGGTGGTGAGGCTGGCTTCCGAGAGCGCGGTGGTGATATTCAGCGTCAGCAGCTGCTGCATGTGCCACGTGGTGAAGAGGCTCTTCTGTGGGATGGGCGTGAACCCGACGGTATTCGAGCTGGACCATGACCCAAGGGGCAAAGAGATCGAGAGGGCGTTGATGAGGCTGCTTGGGAAATCGCCCAGCACTGTGCCTGTGGTTTTCATTGGAGGGAAGCTGATCGGTGCCATGGACCGAGTCATGGCGTCCCACATTAACGGGACCCTGGTCCCACTTCTCAAGGAGGCTGGAGCACTGTGGCTCTGA